One Dreissena polymorpha isolate Duluth1 chromosome 9, UMN_Dpol_1.0, whole genome shotgun sequence genomic window carries:
- the LOC127844163 gene encoding MORN repeat-containing protein 1-like isoform X2, with translation MATKVERRDKYSGDKHKCIREGVGSYEYDNKFFKYEGQWKNGKKHGTGKLTFQDGSYYEGTFVGGEITGFGTRYFAVSGCKYQGQFVKGEFHGKGRMLWPDGSIYEGQWENNRRQGFGVMKSVKENCMYKGSYVMNKRQGQGTMIYPLSCLKSLQSKGDRYDGDWLNDMRNGDGDMKFVDGTVYEGQFVDDSFNGEGVMRHCSGLMYRGLWFNGNPTVLPSRIVIITSTGKDCIEVVQGQPFNISIQCVDSNGTIIEADSGREIRISAGFKHLQAKKGTAIFDLIEEYEEKPMNTPYYPVLQYPLTDFLAEEEKAEEDLKEENDDTFDDQEPARSAEDDPKDTPSLEEGGEGKGETEGEGGEQPNTPGDRLPTAGEGTLERQNSIISIAETTISMAPEAVDTKDSRPLPPPVANKRTEKGLCEWTNIMLAPAPPRFPPFVAMDEEERKIRARQDKQDGLKNRKQRSVIGLIEAKRMKRLLPDERFARIGEYVLMIHDITSPPFMEQTLEPAFILVKHLRPKREKKPKEVKPKDIVSMATS, from the exons GAGTCGGATCCTATGAATATGACAACAAATTCTTCAAATATGAAGGACAGTggaaaaatggcaaaaaacatg GAACTGGTAAGCTGACGTTCCAAGATGGCAGCTATTACGAGGGGACATTTGTTGGGGGTGAAATTACGGGTTTCGGAACTCGGTACTTTGCTGTGTCAGGCTGCAAGTATCAGGGCCAGTTTGTGAAGGGAGAGTTTCATGGGAAGGGCAGAATGCTGTGGCCCGATGGGTCCATTTACGAAGGCCAGTGGGAGAACAATAGACGACAAG GTTTTGGTGTGATGAAGTCTGTTAAAGAGAACTGTATGTACAAAGGGTCCTATGTGATGAATAAGCGCCAAGGACAGGGTACCATGATCTACCC tTTGAGCTGTCTAAAATCACTGCAAAG TAAAGGGGACCGCTATGATGGGGACTGGCTGAATGACATGAGAAATGGAGATGGGGATATGAAATTTGTAGATGGAACTGTATACGAG GGTCAGTTCGTAGATGACAGTTTCAACGGTGAAGGTGTGATGCGTCATTGCTCAGGTCTGATGTACAGAGGATTGTGGTTTAATGGCAACCCTACAGTGCTTCCATCACGCATTGTGATCATCACCTCTACTGGAAAAGACTGCATTGAAGTTGTTCAGGGTCAGCCCTTCAATATCAGCATACAGTGTGTGGATTCAAATGGGACAATTATTGAAG CTGACTCTGGTCGAGAGATTCGTATCTCAGCAGGGTTCAAACACCTTCAGGCCAAGAAAGGCACTGCCATATTTGATTTGATAGAAGAGTATGAGGAGAAACCCATGAACACTCCCTA TTATCCAGTCCTTCAGTACCCACTGACAGATTTCCTGGCAGAGGAGGAGAAGGCAGAAGAAGATCTGAAAGAAGAGAATGATGATACATTTGATGACCAAGAACCAGCAAGATCAG CTGAAGATGACCCCAAGGACACTCCGTCCCTGGAGGAGGGAGGGGAGGGGAAGGGGGAGACAGAGGGGGAGGGTGGGGAGCAGCCCAACACACCTGGGGACCGACTTCCCACAGCAGGAGAGGGGACCCTGGAAAGGCAGAACAGCATAATATCTATAGCAGAGACCACCATTTCAATGGCACCAG AAGCAGTTGACACAAAGGATTCAAGGCCACTACCCCCGCCTGTAGCCAACAAGCGTACGGAGAAGGGCCTATGTGAGTGGACGAACATCATGCTGGCCCCTGCTCCGCCTCGCTTCCCTCCCTTTGTTGCCATGGATGAGGAGGAGAGAAAAATACGGGCCCGCCAAGACAAGCAAG ATGGTTTAAAGAACAGAAAGCAACGAAGTGTGATTGGATTGA TTGAAGCTAAACGGATGAAGAGACTTTTACCTGATGAACGGTTTGCAAGAATCG gTGAATACGTACTGATGATACATGACATCACCTCACCCCCCTTCATGGAACAGACACTTGAGCCAGCATTTATACTTGTAAAGCATTTGAGGCCAAAGAGAGAAAAGAAGCCTAAGGAAGTTAAACCAAA GGATATTGTATCCATGGCAACCTCATGA
- the LOC127844163 gene encoding MORN repeat-containing protein 1-like isoform X3 produces the protein MATKVERRDKYSGDKHKCIREGVGSYEYDNKFFKYEGQWKNGKKHGTGKLTFQDGSYYEGTFVGGEITGFGTRYFAVSGCKYQGQFVKGEFHGKGRMLWPDGSIYEGQWENNRRQGFGVMKSVKENCMYKGSYVMNKRQGQGTMIYPLSCLKSLQSKGDRYDGDWLNDMRNGDGDMKFVDGTVYEGQFVDDSFNGEGVMRHCSGLMYRGLWFNGNPTVLPSRIVIITSTGKDCIEVVQGQPFNISIQCVDSNGTIIEADSGREIRISAGFKHLQAKKGTAIFDLIEEYEEKPMNTPYYPVLQYPLTDFLAEEEKAEEDLKEENDDTFDDQEPARSAEDDPKDTPSLEEGGEGKGETEGEGGEQPNTPGDRLPTAGEGTLERQNSIISIAETTISMAPEAVDTKDSRPLPPPVANKRTEKGLCEWTNIMLAPAPPRFPPFVAMDEEERKIRARQDKQDGLKNRKQRSVIGLIEAKRMKRLLPDERFARIGEYVLMIHDITSPPFMEQTLEPAFILVKHLRPKREKKPKEVKPKKKLAHK, from the exons GAGTCGGATCCTATGAATATGACAACAAATTCTTCAAATATGAAGGACAGTggaaaaatggcaaaaaacatg GAACTGGTAAGCTGACGTTCCAAGATGGCAGCTATTACGAGGGGACATTTGTTGGGGGTGAAATTACGGGTTTCGGAACTCGGTACTTTGCTGTGTCAGGCTGCAAGTATCAGGGCCAGTTTGTGAAGGGAGAGTTTCATGGGAAGGGCAGAATGCTGTGGCCCGATGGGTCCATTTACGAAGGCCAGTGGGAGAACAATAGACGACAAG GTTTTGGTGTGATGAAGTCTGTTAAAGAGAACTGTATGTACAAAGGGTCCTATGTGATGAATAAGCGCCAAGGACAGGGTACCATGATCTACCC tTTGAGCTGTCTAAAATCACTGCAAAG TAAAGGGGACCGCTATGATGGGGACTGGCTGAATGACATGAGAAATGGAGATGGGGATATGAAATTTGTAGATGGAACTGTATACGAG GGTCAGTTCGTAGATGACAGTTTCAACGGTGAAGGTGTGATGCGTCATTGCTCAGGTCTGATGTACAGAGGATTGTGGTTTAATGGCAACCCTACAGTGCTTCCATCACGCATTGTGATCATCACCTCTACTGGAAAAGACTGCATTGAAGTTGTTCAGGGTCAGCCCTTCAATATCAGCATACAGTGTGTGGATTCAAATGGGACAATTATTGAAG CTGACTCTGGTCGAGAGATTCGTATCTCAGCAGGGTTCAAACACCTTCAGGCCAAGAAAGGCACTGCCATATTTGATTTGATAGAAGAGTATGAGGAGAAACCCATGAACACTCCCTA TTATCCAGTCCTTCAGTACCCACTGACAGATTTCCTGGCAGAGGAGGAGAAGGCAGAAGAAGATCTGAAAGAAGAGAATGATGATACATTTGATGACCAAGAACCAGCAAGATCAG CTGAAGATGACCCCAAGGACACTCCGTCCCTGGAGGAGGGAGGGGAGGGGAAGGGGGAGACAGAGGGGGAGGGTGGGGAGCAGCCCAACACACCTGGGGACCGACTTCCCACAGCAGGAGAGGGGACCCTGGAAAGGCAGAACAGCATAATATCTATAGCAGAGACCACCATTTCAATGGCACCAG AAGCAGTTGACACAAAGGATTCAAGGCCACTACCCCCGCCTGTAGCCAACAAGCGTACGGAGAAGGGCCTATGTGAGTGGACGAACATCATGCTGGCCCCTGCTCCGCCTCGCTTCCCTCCCTTTGTTGCCATGGATGAGGAGGAGAGAAAAATACGGGCCCGCCAAGACAAGCAAG ATGGTTTAAAGAACAGAAAGCAACGAAGTGTGATTGGATTGA TTGAAGCTAAACGGATGAAGAGACTTTTACCTGATGAACGGTTTGCAAGAATCG gTGAATACGTACTGATGATACATGACATCACCTCACCCCCCTTCATGGAACAGACACTTGAGCCAGCATTTATACTTGTAAAGCATTTGAGGCCAAAGAGAGAAAAGAAGCCTAAGGAAGTTAAACCAAA AAAAAAGCTAGCACATAAATAA
- the LOC127844163 gene encoding MORN repeat-containing protein 1-like isoform X1, whose translation MATKVERRDKYSGDKHKCIREGVGSYEYDNKFFKYEGQWKNGKKHGTGKLTFQDGSYYEGTFVGGEITGFGTRYFAVSGCKYQGQFVKGEFHGKGRMLWPDGSIYEGQWENNRRQGFGVMKSVKENCMYKGSYVMNKRQGQGTMIYPLSCLKSLQSKGDRYDGDWLNDMRNGDGDMKFVDGTVYEGQFVDDSFNGEGVMRHCSGLMYRGLWFNGNPTVLPSRIVIITSTGKDCIEVVQGQPFNISIQCVDSNGTIIEADSGREIRISAGFKHLQAKKGTAIFDLIEEYEEKPMNTPYYPVLQYPLTDFLAEEEKAEEDLKEENDDTFDDQEPARSAEDDPKDTPSLEEGGEGKGETEGEGGEQPNTPGDRLPTAGEGTLERQNSIISIAETTISMAPEAVDTKDSRPLPPPVANKRTEKGLCEWTNIMLAPAPPRFPPFVAMDEEERKIRARQDKQDGLKNRKQRSVIGLIEAKRMKRLLPDERFARIGEYVLMIHDITSPPFMEQTLEPAFILVKHLRPKREKKPKEVKPKWDTSKFIEQGMVRS comes from the exons GAGTCGGATCCTATGAATATGACAACAAATTCTTCAAATATGAAGGACAGTggaaaaatggcaaaaaacatg GAACTGGTAAGCTGACGTTCCAAGATGGCAGCTATTACGAGGGGACATTTGTTGGGGGTGAAATTACGGGTTTCGGAACTCGGTACTTTGCTGTGTCAGGCTGCAAGTATCAGGGCCAGTTTGTGAAGGGAGAGTTTCATGGGAAGGGCAGAATGCTGTGGCCCGATGGGTCCATTTACGAAGGCCAGTGGGAGAACAATAGACGACAAG GTTTTGGTGTGATGAAGTCTGTTAAAGAGAACTGTATGTACAAAGGGTCCTATGTGATGAATAAGCGCCAAGGACAGGGTACCATGATCTACCC tTTGAGCTGTCTAAAATCACTGCAAAG TAAAGGGGACCGCTATGATGGGGACTGGCTGAATGACATGAGAAATGGAGATGGGGATATGAAATTTGTAGATGGAACTGTATACGAG GGTCAGTTCGTAGATGACAGTTTCAACGGTGAAGGTGTGATGCGTCATTGCTCAGGTCTGATGTACAGAGGATTGTGGTTTAATGGCAACCCTACAGTGCTTCCATCACGCATTGTGATCATCACCTCTACTGGAAAAGACTGCATTGAAGTTGTTCAGGGTCAGCCCTTCAATATCAGCATACAGTGTGTGGATTCAAATGGGACAATTATTGAAG CTGACTCTGGTCGAGAGATTCGTATCTCAGCAGGGTTCAAACACCTTCAGGCCAAGAAAGGCACTGCCATATTTGATTTGATAGAAGAGTATGAGGAGAAACCCATGAACACTCCCTA TTATCCAGTCCTTCAGTACCCACTGACAGATTTCCTGGCAGAGGAGGAGAAGGCAGAAGAAGATCTGAAAGAAGAGAATGATGATACATTTGATGACCAAGAACCAGCAAGATCAG CTGAAGATGACCCCAAGGACACTCCGTCCCTGGAGGAGGGAGGGGAGGGGAAGGGGGAGACAGAGGGGGAGGGTGGGGAGCAGCCCAACACACCTGGGGACCGACTTCCCACAGCAGGAGAGGGGACCCTGGAAAGGCAGAACAGCATAATATCTATAGCAGAGACCACCATTTCAATGGCACCAG AAGCAGTTGACACAAAGGATTCAAGGCCACTACCCCCGCCTGTAGCCAACAAGCGTACGGAGAAGGGCCTATGTGAGTGGACGAACATCATGCTGGCCCCTGCTCCGCCTCGCTTCCCTCCCTTTGTTGCCATGGATGAGGAGGAGAGAAAAATACGGGCCCGCCAAGACAAGCAAG ATGGTTTAAAGAACAGAAAGCAACGAAGTGTGATTGGATTGA TTGAAGCTAAACGGATGAAGAGACTTTTACCTGATGAACGGTTTGCAAGAATCG gTGAATACGTACTGATGATACATGACATCACCTCACCCCCCTTCATGGAACAGACACTTGAGCCAGCATTTATACTTGTAAAGCATTTGAGGCCAAAGAGAGAAAAGAAGCCTAAGGAAGTTAAACCAAA
- the LOC127844163 gene encoding MORN repeat-containing protein 1-like isoform X5, protein MATKVERRDKYSGDKHKCIREGVGSYEYDNKFFKYEGQWKNGKKHGTGKLTFQDGSYYEGTFVGGEITGFGTRYFAVSGCKYQGQFVKGEFHGKGRMLWPDGSIYEGQWENNRRQGFGVMKSVKENCMYKGSYVMNKRQGQGTMIYPLSCLKSLQSKGDRYDGDWLNDMRNGDGDMKFVDGTVYEGQFVDDSFNGEGVMRHCSGLMYRGLWFNGNPTVLPSRIVIITSTGKDCIEVVQGQPFNISIQCVDSNGTIIEADSGREIRISAGFKHLQAKKGTAIFDLIEEYEEKPMNTPYYPVLQYPLTDFLAEEEKAEEDLKEENDDTFDDQEPARSAEDDPKDTPSLEEGGEGKGETEGEGGEQPNTPGDRLPTAGEGTLERQNSIISIAETTISMAPEAVDTKDSRPLPPPVANKRTEKGLCEWTNIMLAPAPPRFPPFVAMDEEERKIRARQDKQVEAKRMKRLLPDERFARIGEYVLMIHDITSPPFMEQTLEPAFILVKHLRPKREKKPKEVKPKWDTSKFIEQGMVRS, encoded by the exons GAGTCGGATCCTATGAATATGACAACAAATTCTTCAAATATGAAGGACAGTggaaaaatggcaaaaaacatg GAACTGGTAAGCTGACGTTCCAAGATGGCAGCTATTACGAGGGGACATTTGTTGGGGGTGAAATTACGGGTTTCGGAACTCGGTACTTTGCTGTGTCAGGCTGCAAGTATCAGGGCCAGTTTGTGAAGGGAGAGTTTCATGGGAAGGGCAGAATGCTGTGGCCCGATGGGTCCATTTACGAAGGCCAGTGGGAGAACAATAGACGACAAG GTTTTGGTGTGATGAAGTCTGTTAAAGAGAACTGTATGTACAAAGGGTCCTATGTGATGAATAAGCGCCAAGGACAGGGTACCATGATCTACCC tTTGAGCTGTCTAAAATCACTGCAAAG TAAAGGGGACCGCTATGATGGGGACTGGCTGAATGACATGAGAAATGGAGATGGGGATATGAAATTTGTAGATGGAACTGTATACGAG GGTCAGTTCGTAGATGACAGTTTCAACGGTGAAGGTGTGATGCGTCATTGCTCAGGTCTGATGTACAGAGGATTGTGGTTTAATGGCAACCCTACAGTGCTTCCATCACGCATTGTGATCATCACCTCTACTGGAAAAGACTGCATTGAAGTTGTTCAGGGTCAGCCCTTCAATATCAGCATACAGTGTGTGGATTCAAATGGGACAATTATTGAAG CTGACTCTGGTCGAGAGATTCGTATCTCAGCAGGGTTCAAACACCTTCAGGCCAAGAAAGGCACTGCCATATTTGATTTGATAGAAGAGTATGAGGAGAAACCCATGAACACTCCCTA TTATCCAGTCCTTCAGTACCCACTGACAGATTTCCTGGCAGAGGAGGAGAAGGCAGAAGAAGATCTGAAAGAAGAGAATGATGATACATTTGATGACCAAGAACCAGCAAGATCAG CTGAAGATGACCCCAAGGACACTCCGTCCCTGGAGGAGGGAGGGGAGGGGAAGGGGGAGACAGAGGGGGAGGGTGGGGAGCAGCCCAACACACCTGGGGACCGACTTCCCACAGCAGGAGAGGGGACCCTGGAAAGGCAGAACAGCATAATATCTATAGCAGAGACCACCATTTCAATGGCACCAG AAGCAGTTGACACAAAGGATTCAAGGCCACTACCCCCGCCTGTAGCCAACAAGCGTACGGAGAAGGGCCTATGTGAGTGGACGAACATCATGCTGGCCCCTGCTCCGCCTCGCTTCCCTCCCTTTGTTGCCATGGATGAGGAGGAGAGAAAAATACGGGCCCGCCAAGACAAGCAAG TTGAAGCTAAACGGATGAAGAGACTTTTACCTGATGAACGGTTTGCAAGAATCG gTGAATACGTACTGATGATACATGACATCACCTCACCCCCCTTCATGGAACAGACACTTGAGCCAGCATTTATACTTGTAAAGCATTTGAGGCCAAAGAGAGAAAAGAAGCCTAAGGAAGTTAAACCAAA
- the LOC127844163 gene encoding MORN repeat-containing protein 1-like isoform X4: MATKVERRDKYSGDKHKCIREGVGSYEYDNKFFKYEGQWKNGKKHGTGKLTFQDGSYYEGTFVGGEITGFGTRYFAVSGCKYQGQFVKGEFHGKGRMLWPDGSIYEGQWENNRRQGFGVMKSVKENCMYKGSYVMNKRQGQGTMIYPKGDRYDGDWLNDMRNGDGDMKFVDGTVYEGQFVDDSFNGEGVMRHCSGLMYRGLWFNGNPTVLPSRIVIITSTGKDCIEVVQGQPFNISIQCVDSNGTIIEADSGREIRISAGFKHLQAKKGTAIFDLIEEYEEKPMNTPYYPVLQYPLTDFLAEEEKAEEDLKEENDDTFDDQEPARSAEDDPKDTPSLEEGGEGKGETEGEGGEQPNTPGDRLPTAGEGTLERQNSIISIAETTISMAPEAVDTKDSRPLPPPVANKRTEKGLCEWTNIMLAPAPPRFPPFVAMDEEERKIRARQDKQDGLKNRKQRSVIGLIEAKRMKRLLPDERFARIGEYVLMIHDITSPPFMEQTLEPAFILVKHLRPKREKKPKEVKPKWDTSKFIEQGMVRS; encoded by the exons GAGTCGGATCCTATGAATATGACAACAAATTCTTCAAATATGAAGGACAGTggaaaaatggcaaaaaacatg GAACTGGTAAGCTGACGTTCCAAGATGGCAGCTATTACGAGGGGACATTTGTTGGGGGTGAAATTACGGGTTTCGGAACTCGGTACTTTGCTGTGTCAGGCTGCAAGTATCAGGGCCAGTTTGTGAAGGGAGAGTTTCATGGGAAGGGCAGAATGCTGTGGCCCGATGGGTCCATTTACGAAGGCCAGTGGGAGAACAATAGACGACAAG GTTTTGGTGTGATGAAGTCTGTTAAAGAGAACTGTATGTACAAAGGGTCCTATGTGATGAATAAGCGCCAAGGACAGGGTACCATGATCTACCC TAAAGGGGACCGCTATGATGGGGACTGGCTGAATGACATGAGAAATGGAGATGGGGATATGAAATTTGTAGATGGAACTGTATACGAG GGTCAGTTCGTAGATGACAGTTTCAACGGTGAAGGTGTGATGCGTCATTGCTCAGGTCTGATGTACAGAGGATTGTGGTTTAATGGCAACCCTACAGTGCTTCCATCACGCATTGTGATCATCACCTCTACTGGAAAAGACTGCATTGAAGTTGTTCAGGGTCAGCCCTTCAATATCAGCATACAGTGTGTGGATTCAAATGGGACAATTATTGAAG CTGACTCTGGTCGAGAGATTCGTATCTCAGCAGGGTTCAAACACCTTCAGGCCAAGAAAGGCACTGCCATATTTGATTTGATAGAAGAGTATGAGGAGAAACCCATGAACACTCCCTA TTATCCAGTCCTTCAGTACCCACTGACAGATTTCCTGGCAGAGGAGGAGAAGGCAGAAGAAGATCTGAAAGAAGAGAATGATGATACATTTGATGACCAAGAACCAGCAAGATCAG CTGAAGATGACCCCAAGGACACTCCGTCCCTGGAGGAGGGAGGGGAGGGGAAGGGGGAGACAGAGGGGGAGGGTGGGGAGCAGCCCAACACACCTGGGGACCGACTTCCCACAGCAGGAGAGGGGACCCTGGAAAGGCAGAACAGCATAATATCTATAGCAGAGACCACCATTTCAATGGCACCAG AAGCAGTTGACACAAAGGATTCAAGGCCACTACCCCCGCCTGTAGCCAACAAGCGTACGGAGAAGGGCCTATGTGAGTGGACGAACATCATGCTGGCCCCTGCTCCGCCTCGCTTCCCTCCCTTTGTTGCCATGGATGAGGAGGAGAGAAAAATACGGGCCCGCCAAGACAAGCAAG ATGGTTTAAAGAACAGAAAGCAACGAAGTGTGATTGGATTGA TTGAAGCTAAACGGATGAAGAGACTTTTACCTGATGAACGGTTTGCAAGAATCG gTGAATACGTACTGATGATACATGACATCACCTCACCCCCCTTCATGGAACAGACACTTGAGCCAGCATTTATACTTGTAAAGCATTTGAGGCCAAAGAGAGAAAAGAAGCCTAAGGAAGTTAAACCAAA